One genomic window of Cydia fagiglandana chromosome 20, ilCydFagi1.1, whole genome shotgun sequence includes the following:
- the LOC134674459 gene encoding cholesterol transporter ABCA5-like: MIDRHGGDGRDSPASTEQLTKCEKGAGTPDCVAAGSRLRGTMGSRPPARFWPQLWATTVRNLLLKKRDTRKTLAEVLVPLYSLGVLIFLKMLVPNPNFPEVTKPGRTVRVHYDAFPANHSVAVVADWLNDNGTVPFLEELNEMLLESHQQPIRWVRYNNTTELNDAYHSDAKNFPIAVIFHTDPTSFGEPLRYTIRTNPSNFGTPSTRTLYTSDAFCREAPPKGDWSSDWSRGGQLIPLSEMHSEDTCPVLQYYYSGFLALQTLIDFTKIKLDTGTPFPPPRVDLTQFPKRQHTGDWLVIFRVIMPMYMVMTLSQFITYLLMFVVGEKEKKIREGMRIMGLKDSVYWASWFLIYAVFVTILSVFSTVLLFALKVFQHSSYILIFLLMLLFGFTIITFAFMLTPFFDKARTAGILGSFAVNLMSGLYFIQVFVQNADSLAFWFVSLISSSAYALAMDKALVLDMQGQGVTWDSLWSGPGVPFGGSLIMMAVDTVLYALIAYWLDAVMPSEYGIKQKPWFCLLPSYWVGSRRGRVSAVHFHSNGDTQHNKDIEPVPRELQDKEAIRIVGLQKSFRHCRRPEIKAIDNIELSIYEGQITAVLGHNGAGKSTLFNILTGLTAPTAGTAYVYGLDVRDPNDMHEIRQMIGVCPQQDVLFDLLTVREHLQFFAAVKGIPRKRHNEEISKAMSDVGLSDQANVFSKHLSGGQKRKLSIAIACIGDPKIIILDEPTAGVDPVSRRQTWRILQRAKKGKVLLLTTHFMDEADILGDRKAVISKGRVRCAGTSLFLKNKFGIGYHLTLVLDGACREHQITRLVRGHVPRAEKARRHGRELSYILPHYAVHLFPPLFLAIEQEIREKTNRLGVTSYGVSMTTLEEVFLSLEGENAEEIEAVEGVSSVKLVRARALSRSLSLQSKTLSYQELNDKDNQKATSLPTPASHALHSTTHGVEHVKVTPEAPISVDTLGDVVKTNPSCWRTFCALVYIRTVRMIRDPYKLYVMIFMPIISCALGLYIKSKQIVFFRMQPLKLDPYAYQNKTPIALFSEQNNTRDLLDLRSSLEVLGATPIGGYDGNFSSLLKMENIGAFSVRDSVIPYGKIMAYYNTTLTHGLPIIINLLDNSIFRILMHTSGQPENFRPIEVFAHPFQQTEQPEEFNLGNLVCAIFMGMIFALVPVTLAVDIVYDREIKAKNQLRVNGLSMSMYFLTYFTILIFIMIVTSIGVLLLVILNDIPSLTNGSAITMLSFLLALYAPSAILFNTCLSYVFDKMDSAQSIMPNITTWVGVVPFVLVAVVEKFTRGNDVAFWLHLIFSFLNVLYIPYAIIYYVDRVYVTCNLRGLCTTPALWSYFTAEIWVLIVAMVFHVPVCGAALLAADRLKSGGRLCKKRASEPQEPPDPEIEAGGEAGEDEDVRRERRRVAAILQNKGKAAPALVVHNLRKEFKVRGTGEASCCGPSDVPARKAGVARLSLAVEGGEVFGLLGHNGAGKTTTMKIITAETRPTCGSVMLGGQNVCDNAASAFQVLGYCPQHDALWKNVTIREHIECYAAIRGVSKSDTPKIVDAYLNGLQIMEHANKNAEECSGGTRRKLSFALAMVGGPRVVLLDEPSTGMDPRSKRFLWNTILASFQGKKGAILTTHSMEEADALCSRVGIMVKGGLRCIGSTQHLKNLYGAGYTLEMKIGQPYQKSVLESESLSPSPLRSTENSPSLGEADEGNSRTGSMCPEGAEAEAEAETVDVSIHTPLVAGTPMRHQTHQRMESSGGVSAEACVSLVNQLFPAAVLEENFADRLVFSVPQSSVSSLARCFQQIEEAKEKLNIVEYSFSQTTLEQVFLKFAQSESHDRDSDQKAD; this comes from the exons AAAATGCGAAAAAGGCGCTGGCACGCCCGACTGCGTGGCGGCGGGCAGCCGGCTGCGCGGGACCATGGGCTCGCGGCCGCCCGCGCGCTTCTGGCCGCAGCTCTGGGCCACCACCGTGCGGAACCTGTTACTCAAGAAGAGGGACACGAGGAAGACCTTGGCT GAGGTACTAGTACCGCTATACTCGCTGGGCGTCCTGATATTCCTGAAGATGCTGGTACCCAACCCCAACTTTCCTGAGGTCACCAAGCCGGGTCGGACGGTCCGGGTGCACTATGACGCTTTCCCGGCTAACCACTCCGTCGCTGTGGTTGCTGATTGGTTGAATGATAATGGGACTGTG CCTTTCCTCGAAGAACTGAACGAGATGCTATTGGAGTCCCACCAGCAGCCAATTCGCTGGGTGCGCTACAACAACACCACCGAGCTCAACGACGCCTACCACAGCGATGCCAAGAACTTCCCCATTGCCGTCATATTCCATACGGATCCGACTAGCTTCGGGGAACCACTTAG GTACACAATCCGCACAAACCCCTCAAACTTCGGGACGCCCTCAACTCGAACCCTCTACACATCCGACGCGTTCTGCCGCGAGGCCCCTCCGAAAGGCGACTGGTCGTCCGACTGGTCGCGCGGAGGGCAGCTGATACCGCTCTCGGAGATGCACAGCGAGGATACGTGTCCTGTGCTGCAGTATTACTATTCTGGTTTCCTGGCGCTGCAGACCTTGATCGATTTTACGAAGATTAAG TTGGACACCGGCACACCCTTCCCCCCACCCCGAGTAGACCTAACCCAGTTCCCCAAGCGCCAGCACACCGGCGACTGGCTGGTCATCTTCCGCGTCATCATGCCCATGTACATGGTGATGACGCTCAGTCAGTTCATCACGTATCTCCTCATGTTCGTGGTGGGGGAGAAGGAGAAGAAGATCAGGGAGGGAATGAGGATTATGGGGCTTAAGGATTCTGTTTACTG GGCGTCATGGTTCCTGATCTACGCTGTCTTCGTAACCATTCTATCAGTCTTCAGTACTGTTTTGCTGTTTGCTCTAAAG GTGTTCCAACATTCGTCGTACATCCTAATTTTCCTCTTGATGCTGCTATTCGGGTTCACGATCATAACCTTTGCATTCATGCTGACACCATTCTTCGATAAAGCTAGG ACGGCCGGTATCCTGGGCAGCTTCGCAGTGAACCTGATGAGCGGTCTGTACTTCATCCAAGTGTTTGTGCAAAACGCCGACTCCCTCGCCTTCTGGTTCGTCTCTCTTATCAGCTCCAGTGCATACGCGCTCGCTATGGATAAG GCCTTAGTGCTAGACATGCAAGGGCAGGGCGTGACGTGGGACAGCCTCTGGAGCGGGCCTGGAGTGCCATTCGGCGGGAGTCTCATCATGATGGCGGTTGACACTGTGCTCTACGCCCTCATAGCTTATTGGCTCGATGCTGTGATGCCCA GTGAATACGGTATAAAGCAGAAACCTTGGTTCTGTCTGCTACCCTCCTACTGGGTCGGCAGCAGACGCGGCCGAGTGTCGGCCGTGCACTTCCACTCTAACGGCGACACGCAACATAATAAGGATATTGAGCCTGTGCCTAG AGAACTCCAAGACAAAGAAGCCATCCGCATCGTTGGGCTCCAGAAGTCCTTCCGTCACTGCCGAAGACCAGAGATCAAAGCCATCGATAACATAGAGCTCAGCATCTATGAGGGACAGATCACGGCGGTTCTGGGGCATAATGGGGCCGGAAAGTCCACGCTGTTTAATATCTTGACCGGGTTGACCGCTCCCACGGCTGGGACGGCGTATGTTTATGGATTGGATGTTAG GGACCCCAACGACATGCACGAGATCCGGCAGATGATAGGCGTGTGTCCTCAGCAAGACGTCCTGTTTGATCTGCTGACTGTACGGGAACATCTTCAATTCTTCGCTGCCGTTAAG GGTATACCGCGCAAGCGTCACAACGAGGAGATCAGTAAAGCGATGAGCGACGTTGGTCTCTCAGACCAGGCCAACGTGTTCTCCAAACATCTCTCTGGGGGGCAGAAGAGGAAGCTTAGCATCGCTATAGCTTGTATAGGAGATCccaag ATAATAATCCTGGACGAACCAACGGCAGGCGTGGATCCAGTGTCCCGCCGACAAACATGGCGGATCCTGCAGCGGGCGAAAAAGGGGAAGGTTCTGCTCCTGACTACACACTTTATGGACGAGGCGGACATTTTGGGGGATCGGAAGGCGGTCATTAGTAAAGGCAGG GTGAGATGTGCTGGCACATCATTATTCCTGAAGAATAAATTCGGTATTGGATACCACCTCACTTTAGTATTAGATG GAGCGTGCCGTGAGCACCAAATAACGCGGCTGGTCCGCGGACACGTGCCACGAGCTGAGAAAGCGCGCAGACATGGACGGGAGTTGTCCTACATCCTTCCCCATTACGCTGTTCATCTGTTTCCACCACTATTCCTCGCTATCGAGCAGGAGATACGGGAGAAGACTAATCGATTGG GAGTAACAAGTTATGGCGTATCCATGACAACTCTAGAAGAGGTGTTCCTGAGCCTAGAAGGAGAGAACGCCGAAGAGATTGAGGCGGTGGAAGGAGTGTCGTCAGTGAAGCTGGTCAGAGCTCGCGCGCTGTCCAGGAGCTTATCTTTGCAGAGCAAGACTTTGAGCTATCAG GAGCTGAACGACAAGGATAACCAGAAGGCCACATCACTACCGACACCTGCGTCGCATGCCTTGCACTCAACCACGCATGGTGTGGAACATGTCAAG GTGACTCCCGAAGCCCCAATCTCAGTGGACACCCTCGGCGACGTGGTGAAGACCAACCCGTCCTGCTGGCGGACTTTCTGCGCGTTAGTGTACATCCGAACCGTACGGATGATCCGTGATCCGTACAAGCTTTATGTCATGATCTTCATGCCTATTA TATCATGCGCTCTCGGTCTTTACATCAAATCGAAACAGATAGTATTCTTCAGGATGCAGCCGCTGAAATTGGATCCTTATGCGTACCAAAATAAGACTCCTATTGCGTTGTTCAGTGAGCAAAACAATACCAGAGACCTCCTTGATTTGAGGAGTTCATTAGAAGTTTTAGGAGCTACGCCGATTGGAG GCTACGATGGTAACTTCTCAAGCCTTCTTAAAATGGAGAACATCGGAGCATTCAGCGTGAGAGACAGCGTGATTCCGTATGGGAAAATTATGGCCTACTACAATACCACCCTGACACACGGCCTGCCAATCATTATTAATCTGCTCGATAATAGTATATTTAG AATCCTAATGCACACATCGGGCCAGCCAGAGAACTTCAGGCCTATCGAAGTGTTCGCTCATCCGTTCCAACAGACAGAGCAGCCAGAGGAATTCAATCTGGGCAATCTGGTCTGCGCCATCTTCATGGGCATGATCTTCGCGTTGGTTCCTGTCACGCTCGCGGTGGACATCGTGTATGACAGAGAG ATAAAAGCAAAAAATCAACTACGCGTGAACGGGCTGTCGATGAGCATGTACTTTCTGACATATTTTACTATCCTGATTTTCATTATGATCGTTACGAGCATTGGCGTCCTGCTCCTG GTGATCCTCAACGACATCCCAAGCCTAACCAACGGCTCGGCCATCACGATGCTGTCATTCCTGCTCGCTCTGTACGCGCCGTCGGCCATTTTGTTCAACACGTGCCTCTCGTACGTGTTCGACAAGATGGATTCCGCGCAGAGCATCATGCCGAACATCACTACGTGGGTCGGCGTCGTGCCTTTCGTGCTTGTTGCTGTTGTTGAAAAGTTCACTAGAG GCAACGATGTGGCATTCTGGCTGCACTTAATATTTAGCTTCTTGAACGTCTTGTACATACCGTACGCCATCATCTACTACGTCGATAG GGTGTACGTGACATGCAACTTACGCGGGCTCTGCACGACGCCAGCACTATGGAGCTACTTCACAGCGGAGATATGGGTGCTGATAGTAGCCATGGTGTTCCATGTGCCCGTCTGCGGGGCTGCACTACTGGCGGCTGACCGACTTAAATCTGGCGGACGGCTCTGTAAA AAACGAGCCAGTGAGCCTCAAGAGCCCCCCGACCCTGAAATAGAAGCAGGGGGCGAGGCGGGGGAAGATGAAGACGTGAGGCGGGAGCGGCGGCGGGTCGCCGCCATCTTGCAAAACAAGGGCAAGGCTGCGCCTGCGCTGGTCGTGCAT AATCTCCGCAAAGAGTTCAAAGTTCGCGGCACGGGCGAAGCGTCCTGCTGCGGCCCCAGCGACGTGCCGGCGCGCAAGGCCGGCGTCGCGCGCCTCAGCCTCGCCGTGGAGGGCGGGGAGGTGTTCGGTCTGCTGGGCCATAACGGCGCCGGGAAGACCACCACTATGAAGATTATCACCGCTGAGACGAGACCCACATGCGGCTCA GTGATGCTGGGTGGCCAGAACGTCTGCGACAATGCAGCGTCAGCCTTCCAGGTGCTCGGCTACTGCCCACAGCATGACGCCCTGTGGAAGAACGTCACCATACGCGAGCATATCGAGTGCTATGCGGCCATTAGAGGTGTCAGCAAGTCTGACACACCAAA GATAGTAGACGCATACCTGAACGGTCTGCAAATAATGGAGCACGCAAACAAGAACGCGGAAGAATGCTCGGGCGGCACGCGGCGGAAGCTCTCGTTCGCGTTGGCCATGGTCGGGGGGCCGAGAGTGGTCCTGCTGGACGAACCTAGCACGGGCATGGACCCTAGGTCCAAGCGGTTCCTCTGGAACACCATCCTGGCCAGCTTCCAG GGTAAAAAAGGTGCTATTCTCACAACACATTCCATGGAAGAGGCTGATGCTTTATGTTCTAGAGTCGGGATAATGGTTAAAGGTGGCCTTAG gtGTATTGGTTCAACGCAACATCTGAAGAATTTGTATGGGGCTGGTTATACGTTAGAAATGAAGATTGGACAGCCGTATCAGAAATCG GTGCTAGAGTCAGAGTCGTTGTCGCCTTCCCCGCTGAGGTCGACAGAAAATTCTCCATCATTAGGAGAAGCCGATGAAG